The genomic stretch GTTAAACCACTTTTTTTAACAACAATATCCGTAATTTCAAAGGTATTATCATCAATAATGACATCATTAACCTTACCAACGATTTGTATTTCAGCATCAAGTACTTCTTTACCTATAAGATTTTTATTAATTCTCATAAAAAAACACCTAATTTAATTATTTTAATTTCAACATATTTAATTTAATTGTTTTAATTATATTAACAACACCAAGACCACATTATTAACACGAAAATAAAAAATTATATTAAGCACAAAAAAATATTATAATTAATATTAGTTCTCCAATGG from Methanobrevibacter oralis encodes the following:
- a CDS encoding PRC-barrel domain-containing protein; this translates as MRINKNLIGKEVLDAEIQIVGKVNDVIIDDNTFEITDIVVKKSGLTEQIKSSENIVPIDFVKTIGDKVLLKSNEDII